A stretch of the Orcinus orca chromosome 1, mOrcOrc1.1, whole genome shotgun sequence genome encodes the following:
- the PIK3CD gene encoding phosphatidylinositol 4,5-bisphosphate 3-kinase catalytic subunit delta isoform isoform X3: MPPGVDCPMEFWTKEENQSVAVDFLLPTGVYLNFPVSRNANLSTIKKVLWHRAQYEPLFHMLSDPEAYVFTCVNQTAEQQELEDEQRRLCDIQPFLPVLRLVAREGDRVKKLINSQISLLIGKGLHEFDSLQDPEVNDFRAKMRQFCEEVAAHRQQLGWEAWLQYSFPLQLEPSARSWGPGTLRVPNRALLVNVKFEGSEESFTFQVSTKDVPLALMACALRKKATVFRQPLVEQPEDYTLQVNGKHEYLYGSHPLCQFQYICSCLHSGLTPHLTMVHSSSILAMRDEQSNPAPQVQKPRAKPPPIPLKKPASVSLWSLEQPFCIELIQGSKVNADERMKLVVQAGLFHGNETLCKTVSSSEVSVCSEPVWKQRLEFDINICDLPRMARLCFALYAVIEKAKKARSTKKKSKKADCPIAWANLMLFDYKNQLKTGERCLYMWPSVPDEKGELLNPCGTVRSNPNTESAAALVIFLPEVAPHPVYYPALDKQLQLREILERRGSGELYEHEKDLVWKMRHEIQEHFPEALARLLLVTKWNKHEDVAQMLYLLCSWPELPVLSALELLDFSFPDRHVGSFAIKSLRKLTDDELFQYLLQLVQVLKYESYLDCELTKFLLDRALANRKIGHFLFWHLRSEMHVPSVALRFGLIMEAYCRGSTHHMKVLMKQGEALSKLKALNDVVKVSSQKTTKPQTKELMHLCMRQETYLEALSHLQSPLDPSTLLAEVCVEQCTFMDSKMKPLWVLYSNEEAGSDGTVGIIFKNGDDLRQDMLTLQMIQLMDVLWKQEGLDLRMTPYGCLSTGDHTGLIEVVLHSDTIANIQLNKSNMAATAAFNKDALLNWLKSKNPGEALDRAIEEFTLSCAGYCVATYVLGIGDRHSDNIMIRENGQLFHIDFGHFLGNFKTKFGINRERVPFILTYDFVHVIQQGKTNNSEKFERFRGYCERAYTILRRHGLLFLHLFALMRAAGLPELSCSKDIQYLKDSLALGKTEEEALKHFRVKFNEALRESWKTKVNWLAHNVSKDNRQ; this comes from the exons ATGCCCCCCGGGGTTGACTGCCCCATGGAATTCTGGACCAAGGAGGAGAATCAGAGCGTGGCTGTTGATTTCTTGCTGCCCACGGGGGTCTATCTGAACTTCCCTGTGTCCCGAAATGCCAACCTCAGCACCATCAAGAAG GTGTTGTGGCACCGAGCCCAGTATGAGCCGCTGTTCCACATGCTCAGTGACCCCGAGGCCTACGTGTTCACCTGCGTCAACCAGACCGCGGAGCAGCAGGAGCTGGAGGACGAGCAGCGGCGGCTGTGCGACATCCAGCCCTTCCTGCCCGTCCTGCGCCTGGTGGCCCGCGAGGGTGACCGGGTGAAGAAGCTCATCAACTCGCAGATCAGCTTGCTCATCGGCAAAG GCCTCCACGAGTTTGACTCCTTGCAAGACCCGGAGGTGAATGACTTCCGAGCCAAGATGCGCCAGTTCTGCGAGGAGGTGGCCGCGCACCGGCAGCAGCTGGGCTGGGAGGCCTGGCTGCAGTACAGCTTCCCCCTGCAGCTGGAGCCCTCGGCGCGGAGCTGGGGGCCGGGCACCCTGCGCGTCCCCAACCGGGCCCTGCTCGTCAACGTCAAGTTCGAGGGCAGCGAG gAGAGCTTCACCTTCCAGGTGTCCACCAAGGATGTGCCCCTGGCACTGATGGCCTGCGCGCTCCGGAAGAAGGCCACGGTGTTCCGGCAGCCGCTGGTAGAGCAGCCCGAGGACTACACACTGCAGGTGAACGGGAAGCACGAGTACCTGTACGGCAGCCACCCCCTCTGCCAGTTCCAG TACATCTGCAGCTGCCTGCACAGCGGGCTGACCCCCCACCTGACCATGGTGCACTCCTCTTCCATCCTCGCCATGCGGGATGAGCAGAGCAACCCCGCCCCCCAAGTCCAAAAGCCACGCGCCAAACCGCCCCCCATTCCTCTGAAGAAG CCCGCCTCGGTGTCCCTGTGGTCCCTGGAACAGCCTTTCTGCATCGAGCTGATCCAGGGCAGCAAAGTGAATGCCGATGAGCGGATGAAG CTGGTGGTGCAGGCCGGCCTCTTCCACGGCAACGAGACGCTGTGCAAGACGGTGTCCAGCTCGGAGGTGAGCGTGTGCTCAGAGCCTGTGTGGAAGCAGCGGCTGGAGTTCGACATCAACATCTGTGACCTACCGCGCATGGCCCGCCTCTGCTTTGCGCTCTACGCCGTGATCGAGAAGGCCAAGAAGGCTCGCTCCACCAAGAAGAAGTCCAAGAAGGCG GACTGCCCCATCGCCTGGGCCAACCTCATGCTGTTTGATTACAAGAACCAGCTCAAGACCGGCGAGCGCTGCCTCTACATGTGGCCCTCCGTCCCAG ACGAGAAAGGGGAGCTACTGAACCCCTGTGGGACCGTGCGGAGTAACCCCAACACTGAGAGCGCAGCCGCCCTGGTCATCTTTCTCCCTGAGGTGGCCCCCCACCCTGTATACTACCCTGCCCTGGACAAG CAGCTGCAGCTGCGGGAGATCCTGGAGCGCCGGGGGTCCGGGGAGCTATACGAGCACGAGAAGGACCTGGTGTGGAAGATGCGGCACGAGATCCAGGAGCACTTCCCCGAGGCGCTGGCCCGGTTGCTGCTGGTCACCAAGTGGAACAAGCACGAGGACGTGGCCCAG ATGCTCTACCTGCTGTGCTCCTGGCCCGAGCTGCCCGTCCTGAGCGCCCTGGAGCTGCTGGACTTCAGCTTCCCTGACCGCCACGTGGGCTCCTTTGCCATCAAGTCCCTGCGGAAACTGAC GGACGACGAGCTTTTCCAGTACCTGCTGCAGCTGGTGCAGGTGCTCAAGTACGAGTCCTACCTCGACTGCGAGCTGACCAAATTCCTGCTGGACCGGGCCCTGGCCAATCGCAAGATCGGCCACTTCCTCTTCTGGCACCTGCG ctCCGAGATGCACGTGCCCTCGGTGGCCCTGCGCTTCGGCCTCATCATGGAGGCCTACTGCAGGGGCAGCACCCATCACATGAAGGTCCTGATGAAGCAG GGGGAGGCGCTGAGCAAGCTGAAAGCCCTGAACGACGTCGTCAAAGTGAGCTCCCAGAAGACCACCAAGCCCCAGACCAAGGAGCTGATGCACCTGTGCATGCGCCAGGAGACCTACCTGGAGGCCCTCTCCCACCTGCAGTCCCCGCTCGACCCCAGCACCCTGCTGGCCGAAGTCTG CGTGGAGCAGTGCACCTTCATGGACTCCAAGATGAAGCCCCTGTGGGTCCTGTACAGCAATGAGGAGGCGGGCAGCGATGGCACCGTGGGCATCATCTTTAAGAACGGGGACG ACCTCCGCCAGGACATGCTGACCCTGCAGATGATCCAGCTGATGGACGTTCTGTGGAAGCAGGAGGGCTTGGACCTGAG GATGACCCCTTACGGCTGCCTCTCCACCGGGGACCACACAGGCCTCATCGAGGTGGTGCTTCACTCAGACACCATCGCCAACATCCAGCTGAACAAGAGCAACATGGCGGCCACGGCTGCCTTCAACAAGGATGCTCTGCTCAACTGGCTCAAGTCCAAGAACCCTGG GGAGGCCCTGGATCGAGCCATTGAGGAGTTCACCCTCTCCTGCGCTGGCTACTGTGTGGCCACATACGTGCTGGGCATCGGCGATCGGCACAGCGACAACATCATGATCCGGGAGAACGGGCAG CTGTTCCACATTGATTTCGGCCACTTTCTGGGGAATTTCAAGACCAAGTTTGGAATCAACCGTGAGCGAGTCCCGTTCATCCTCACCTATGACTTTGTGCACGTGATCCAGCAGGGGAAGACGAATAATAGTGAGAAATTTGAAAG GTTCCGGGGCTACTGTGAAAGGGCCTACACCATCCTGCGGCGCCACGGGCTGCTCTTTCTCCACCTCTTTGCCCTCATGCGGGCGGCAGGCCTGCCTGAGCTCAGCTGCTCCAAAGACATCCAGTACCTCAAG GATTCTCTGGCATTGGGGAAGACGGAGGAGGAGGCTCTAAAGCACTTCCGGGTGAAGTTTAACGAAGCCCTCCGGGAGAGCTGGAAAACCAAAGTGAACTGGCTGGCCCACAACGTGTCCAAAGATAACAGGCAATAG
- the PIK3CD gene encoding phosphatidylinositol 4,5-bisphosphate 3-kinase catalytic subunit delta isoform isoform X2: MPPGVDCPMEFWTKEENQSVAVDFLLPTGVYLNFPVSRNANLSTIKKVLWHRAQYEPLFHMLSDPEAYVFTCVNQTAEQQELEDEQRRLCDIQPFLPVLRLVAREGDRVKKLINSQISLLIGKGLHEFDSLQDPEVNDFRAKMRQFCEEVAAHRQQLGWEAWLQYSFPLQLEPSARSWGPGTLRVPNRALLVNVKFEGSEESFTFQVSTKDVPLALMACALRKKATVFRQPLVEQPEDYTLQVNGKHEYLYGSHPLCQFQYICSCLHSGLTPHLTMVHSSSILAMRDEQSNPAPQVQKPRAKPPPIPLKKPASVSLWSLEQPFCIELIQGSKVNADERMKLVVQAGLFHGNETLCKTVSSSEVSVCSEPVWKQRLEFDINICDLPRMARLCFALYAVIEKAKKARSTKKKSKKADCPIAWANLMLFDYKNQLKTGERCLYMWPSVPDEKGELLNPCGTVRSNPNTESAAALVIFLPEVAPHPVYYPALDKILELGRHGEHGRFTEEEQLQLREILERRGSGELYEHEKDLVWKMRHEIQEHFPEALARLLLVTKWNKHEDVAQMLYLLCSWPELPVLSALELLDFSFPDRHVGSFAIKSLRKLTDDELFQYLLQLVQVLKYESYLDCELTKFLLDRALANRKIGHFLFWHLRSEMHVPSVALRFGLIMEAYCRGSTHHMKVLMKQGEALSKLKALNDVVKVSSQKTTKPQTKELMHLCMRQETYLEALSHLQSPLDPSTLLAEVCVEQCTFMDSKMKPLWVLYSNEEAGSDGTVGIIFKNGDDLRQDMLTLQMIQLMDVLWKQEGLDLRMTPYGCLSTGDHTGLIEVVLHSDTIANIQLNKSNMAATAAFNKDALLNWLKSKNPGEALDRAIEEFTLSCAGYCVATYVLGIGDRHSDNIMIRENGQLFHIDFGHFLGNFKTKFGINRERVPFILTYDFVHVIQQGKTNNSEKFERFRGYCERAYTILRRHGLLFLHLFALMRAAGLPELSCSKDIQYLKDSLALGKTEEEALKHFRVKFNEALRESWKTKVNWLAHNVSKDNRQ, from the exons ATGCCCCCCGGGGTTGACTGCCCCATGGAATTCTGGACCAAGGAGGAGAATCAGAGCGTGGCTGTTGATTTCTTGCTGCCCACGGGGGTCTATCTGAACTTCCCTGTGTCCCGAAATGCCAACCTCAGCACCATCAAGAAG GTGTTGTGGCACCGAGCCCAGTATGAGCCGCTGTTCCACATGCTCAGTGACCCCGAGGCCTACGTGTTCACCTGCGTCAACCAGACCGCGGAGCAGCAGGAGCTGGAGGACGAGCAGCGGCGGCTGTGCGACATCCAGCCCTTCCTGCCCGTCCTGCGCCTGGTGGCCCGCGAGGGTGACCGGGTGAAGAAGCTCATCAACTCGCAGATCAGCTTGCTCATCGGCAAAG GCCTCCACGAGTTTGACTCCTTGCAAGACCCGGAGGTGAATGACTTCCGAGCCAAGATGCGCCAGTTCTGCGAGGAGGTGGCCGCGCACCGGCAGCAGCTGGGCTGGGAGGCCTGGCTGCAGTACAGCTTCCCCCTGCAGCTGGAGCCCTCGGCGCGGAGCTGGGGGCCGGGCACCCTGCGCGTCCCCAACCGGGCCCTGCTCGTCAACGTCAAGTTCGAGGGCAGCGAG gAGAGCTTCACCTTCCAGGTGTCCACCAAGGATGTGCCCCTGGCACTGATGGCCTGCGCGCTCCGGAAGAAGGCCACGGTGTTCCGGCAGCCGCTGGTAGAGCAGCCCGAGGACTACACACTGCAGGTGAACGGGAAGCACGAGTACCTGTACGGCAGCCACCCCCTCTGCCAGTTCCAG TACATCTGCAGCTGCCTGCACAGCGGGCTGACCCCCCACCTGACCATGGTGCACTCCTCTTCCATCCTCGCCATGCGGGATGAGCAGAGCAACCCCGCCCCCCAAGTCCAAAAGCCACGCGCCAAACCGCCCCCCATTCCTCTGAAGAAG CCCGCCTCGGTGTCCCTGTGGTCCCTGGAACAGCCTTTCTGCATCGAGCTGATCCAGGGCAGCAAAGTGAATGCCGATGAGCGGATGAAG CTGGTGGTGCAGGCCGGCCTCTTCCACGGCAACGAGACGCTGTGCAAGACGGTGTCCAGCTCGGAGGTGAGCGTGTGCTCAGAGCCTGTGTGGAAGCAGCGGCTGGAGTTCGACATCAACATCTGTGACCTACCGCGCATGGCCCGCCTCTGCTTTGCGCTCTACGCCGTGATCGAGAAGGCCAAGAAGGCTCGCTCCACCAAGAAGAAGTCCAAGAAGGCG GACTGCCCCATCGCCTGGGCCAACCTCATGCTGTTTGATTACAAGAACCAGCTCAAGACCGGCGAGCGCTGCCTCTACATGTGGCCCTCCGTCCCAG ACGAGAAAGGGGAGCTACTGAACCCCTGTGGGACCGTGCGGAGTAACCCCAACACTGAGAGCGCAGCCGCCCTGGTCATCTTTCTCCCTGAGGTGGCCCCCCACCCTGTATACTACCCTGCCCTGGACAAG ATCCTAGAGCTGGGGCGGCATGGGGAGCACGGGCGCTTCACGGAGGAGGAG CAGCTGCAGCTGCGGGAGATCCTGGAGCGCCGGGGGTCCGGGGAGCTATACGAGCACGAGAAGGACCTGGTGTGGAAGATGCGGCACGAGATCCAGGAGCACTTCCCCGAGGCGCTGGCCCGGTTGCTGCTGGTCACCAAGTGGAACAAGCACGAGGACGTGGCCCAG ATGCTCTACCTGCTGTGCTCCTGGCCCGAGCTGCCCGTCCTGAGCGCCCTGGAGCTGCTGGACTTCAGCTTCCCTGACCGCCACGTGGGCTCCTTTGCCATCAAGTCCCTGCGGAAACTGAC GGACGACGAGCTTTTCCAGTACCTGCTGCAGCTGGTGCAGGTGCTCAAGTACGAGTCCTACCTCGACTGCGAGCTGACCAAATTCCTGCTGGACCGGGCCCTGGCCAATCGCAAGATCGGCCACTTCCTCTTCTGGCACCTGCG ctCCGAGATGCACGTGCCCTCGGTGGCCCTGCGCTTCGGCCTCATCATGGAGGCCTACTGCAGGGGCAGCACCCATCACATGAAGGTCCTGATGAAGCAG GGGGAGGCGCTGAGCAAGCTGAAAGCCCTGAACGACGTCGTCAAAGTGAGCTCCCAGAAGACCACCAAGCCCCAGACCAAGGAGCTGATGCACCTGTGCATGCGCCAGGAGACCTACCTGGAGGCCCTCTCCCACCTGCAGTCCCCGCTCGACCCCAGCACCCTGCTGGCCGAAGTCTG CGTGGAGCAGTGCACCTTCATGGACTCCAAGATGAAGCCCCTGTGGGTCCTGTACAGCAATGAGGAGGCGGGCAGCGATGGCACCGTGGGCATCATCTTTAAGAACGGGGACG ACCTCCGCCAGGACATGCTGACCCTGCAGATGATCCAGCTGATGGACGTTCTGTGGAAGCAGGAGGGCTTGGACCTGAG GATGACCCCTTACGGCTGCCTCTCCACCGGGGACCACACAGGCCTCATCGAGGTGGTGCTTCACTCAGACACCATCGCCAACATCCAGCTGAACAAGAGCAACATGGCGGCCACGGCTGCCTTCAACAAGGATGCTCTGCTCAACTGGCTCAAGTCCAAGAACCCTGG GGAGGCCCTGGATCGAGCCATTGAGGAGTTCACCCTCTCCTGCGCTGGCTACTGTGTGGCCACATACGTGCTGGGCATCGGCGATCGGCACAGCGACAACATCATGATCCGGGAGAACGGGCAG CTGTTCCACATTGATTTCGGCCACTTTCTGGGGAATTTCAAGACCAAGTTTGGAATCAACCGTGAGCGAGTCCCGTTCATCCTCACCTATGACTTTGTGCACGTGATCCAGCAGGGGAAGACGAATAATAGTGAGAAATTTGAAAG GTTCCGGGGCTACTGTGAAAGGGCCTACACCATCCTGCGGCGCCACGGGCTGCTCTTTCTCCACCTCTTTGCCCTCATGCGGGCGGCAGGCCTGCCTGAGCTCAGCTGCTCCAAAGACATCCAGTACCTCAAG GATTCTCTGGCATTGGGGAAGACGGAGGAGGAGGCTCTAAAGCACTTCCGGGTGAAGTTTAACGAAGCCCTCCGGGAGAGCTGGAAAACCAAAGTGAACTGGCTGGCCCACAACGTGTCCAAAGATAACAGGCAATAG
- the PIK3CD gene encoding phosphatidylinositol 4,5-bisphosphate 3-kinase catalytic subunit delta isoform isoform X1, with amino-acid sequence MPPGVDCPMEFWTKEENQSVAVDFLLPTGVYLNFPVSRNANLSTIKKVLWHRAQYEPLFHMLSDPEAYVFTCVNQTAEQQELEDEQRRLCDIQPFLPVLRLVAREGDRVKKLINSQISLLIGKGLHEFDSLQDPEVNDFRAKMRQFCEEVAAHRQQLGWEAWLQYSFPLQLEPSARSWGPGTLRVPNRALLVNVKFEGSEESFTFQVSTKDVPLALMACALRKKATVFRQPLVEQPEDYTLQVNGKHEYLYGSHPLCQFQYICSCLHSGLTPHLTMVHSSSILAMRDEQSNPAPQVQKPRAKPPPIPLKKPASVSLWSLEQPFCIELIQGSKVNADERMKLVVQAGLFHGNETLCKTVSSSEVSVCSEPVWKQRLEFDINICDLPRMARLCFALYAVIEKAKKARSTKKKSKKADCPIAWANLMLFDYKNQLKTGERCLYMWPSVPDEKGELLNPCGTVRSNPNTESAAALVIFLPEVAPHPVYYPALDKILELGRHGEHGRFTEEEVSWGLWAVGRGPGCSPHRPPTSTCAPQQLQLREILERRGSGELYEHEKDLVWKMRHEIQEHFPEALARLLLVTKWNKHEDVAQMLYLLCSWPELPVLSALELLDFSFPDRHVGSFAIKSLRKLTDDELFQYLLQLVQVLKYESYLDCELTKFLLDRALANRKIGHFLFWHLRSEMHVPSVALRFGLIMEAYCRGSTHHMKVLMKQGEALSKLKALNDVVKVSSQKTTKPQTKELMHLCMRQETYLEALSHLQSPLDPSTLLAEVCVEQCTFMDSKMKPLWVLYSNEEAGSDGTVGIIFKNGDDLRQDMLTLQMIQLMDVLWKQEGLDLRMTPYGCLSTGDHTGLIEVVLHSDTIANIQLNKSNMAATAAFNKDALLNWLKSKNPGEALDRAIEEFTLSCAGYCVATYVLGIGDRHSDNIMIRENGQLFHIDFGHFLGNFKTKFGINRERVPFILTYDFVHVIQQGKTNNSEKFERFRGYCERAYTILRRHGLLFLHLFALMRAAGLPELSCSKDIQYLKDSLALGKTEEEALKHFRVKFNEALRESWKTKVNWLAHNVSKDNRQ; translated from the exons ATGCCCCCCGGGGTTGACTGCCCCATGGAATTCTGGACCAAGGAGGAGAATCAGAGCGTGGCTGTTGATTTCTTGCTGCCCACGGGGGTCTATCTGAACTTCCCTGTGTCCCGAAATGCCAACCTCAGCACCATCAAGAAG GTGTTGTGGCACCGAGCCCAGTATGAGCCGCTGTTCCACATGCTCAGTGACCCCGAGGCCTACGTGTTCACCTGCGTCAACCAGACCGCGGAGCAGCAGGAGCTGGAGGACGAGCAGCGGCGGCTGTGCGACATCCAGCCCTTCCTGCCCGTCCTGCGCCTGGTGGCCCGCGAGGGTGACCGGGTGAAGAAGCTCATCAACTCGCAGATCAGCTTGCTCATCGGCAAAG GCCTCCACGAGTTTGACTCCTTGCAAGACCCGGAGGTGAATGACTTCCGAGCCAAGATGCGCCAGTTCTGCGAGGAGGTGGCCGCGCACCGGCAGCAGCTGGGCTGGGAGGCCTGGCTGCAGTACAGCTTCCCCCTGCAGCTGGAGCCCTCGGCGCGGAGCTGGGGGCCGGGCACCCTGCGCGTCCCCAACCGGGCCCTGCTCGTCAACGTCAAGTTCGAGGGCAGCGAG gAGAGCTTCACCTTCCAGGTGTCCACCAAGGATGTGCCCCTGGCACTGATGGCCTGCGCGCTCCGGAAGAAGGCCACGGTGTTCCGGCAGCCGCTGGTAGAGCAGCCCGAGGACTACACACTGCAGGTGAACGGGAAGCACGAGTACCTGTACGGCAGCCACCCCCTCTGCCAGTTCCAG TACATCTGCAGCTGCCTGCACAGCGGGCTGACCCCCCACCTGACCATGGTGCACTCCTCTTCCATCCTCGCCATGCGGGATGAGCAGAGCAACCCCGCCCCCCAAGTCCAAAAGCCACGCGCCAAACCGCCCCCCATTCCTCTGAAGAAG CCCGCCTCGGTGTCCCTGTGGTCCCTGGAACAGCCTTTCTGCATCGAGCTGATCCAGGGCAGCAAAGTGAATGCCGATGAGCGGATGAAG CTGGTGGTGCAGGCCGGCCTCTTCCACGGCAACGAGACGCTGTGCAAGACGGTGTCCAGCTCGGAGGTGAGCGTGTGCTCAGAGCCTGTGTGGAAGCAGCGGCTGGAGTTCGACATCAACATCTGTGACCTACCGCGCATGGCCCGCCTCTGCTTTGCGCTCTACGCCGTGATCGAGAAGGCCAAGAAGGCTCGCTCCACCAAGAAGAAGTCCAAGAAGGCG GACTGCCCCATCGCCTGGGCCAACCTCATGCTGTTTGATTACAAGAACCAGCTCAAGACCGGCGAGCGCTGCCTCTACATGTGGCCCTCCGTCCCAG ACGAGAAAGGGGAGCTACTGAACCCCTGTGGGACCGTGCGGAGTAACCCCAACACTGAGAGCGCAGCCGCCCTGGTCATCTTTCTCCCTGAGGTGGCCCCCCACCCTGTATACTACCCTGCCCTGGACAAG ATCCTAGAGCTGGGGCGGCATGGGGAGCACGGGCGCTTCACGGAGGAGGAGGTGAGCTGGGGGCTGTGGGCGGTGGGGCGTGGACCTGGCTGCAGCCCTCACcgcccccccacctccacctgtgCCCCTCAGCAGCTGCAGCTGCGGGAGATCCTGGAGCGCCGGGGGTCCGGGGAGCTATACGAGCACGAGAAGGACCTGGTGTGGAAGATGCGGCACGAGATCCAGGAGCACTTCCCCGAGGCGCTGGCCCGGTTGCTGCTGGTCACCAAGTGGAACAAGCACGAGGACGTGGCCCAG ATGCTCTACCTGCTGTGCTCCTGGCCCGAGCTGCCCGTCCTGAGCGCCCTGGAGCTGCTGGACTTCAGCTTCCCTGACCGCCACGTGGGCTCCTTTGCCATCAAGTCCCTGCGGAAACTGAC GGACGACGAGCTTTTCCAGTACCTGCTGCAGCTGGTGCAGGTGCTCAAGTACGAGTCCTACCTCGACTGCGAGCTGACCAAATTCCTGCTGGACCGGGCCCTGGCCAATCGCAAGATCGGCCACTTCCTCTTCTGGCACCTGCG ctCCGAGATGCACGTGCCCTCGGTGGCCCTGCGCTTCGGCCTCATCATGGAGGCCTACTGCAGGGGCAGCACCCATCACATGAAGGTCCTGATGAAGCAG GGGGAGGCGCTGAGCAAGCTGAAAGCCCTGAACGACGTCGTCAAAGTGAGCTCCCAGAAGACCACCAAGCCCCAGACCAAGGAGCTGATGCACCTGTGCATGCGCCAGGAGACCTACCTGGAGGCCCTCTCCCACCTGCAGTCCCCGCTCGACCCCAGCACCCTGCTGGCCGAAGTCTG CGTGGAGCAGTGCACCTTCATGGACTCCAAGATGAAGCCCCTGTGGGTCCTGTACAGCAATGAGGAGGCGGGCAGCGATGGCACCGTGGGCATCATCTTTAAGAACGGGGACG ACCTCCGCCAGGACATGCTGACCCTGCAGATGATCCAGCTGATGGACGTTCTGTGGAAGCAGGAGGGCTTGGACCTGAG GATGACCCCTTACGGCTGCCTCTCCACCGGGGACCACACAGGCCTCATCGAGGTGGTGCTTCACTCAGACACCATCGCCAACATCCAGCTGAACAAGAGCAACATGGCGGCCACGGCTGCCTTCAACAAGGATGCTCTGCTCAACTGGCTCAAGTCCAAGAACCCTGG GGAGGCCCTGGATCGAGCCATTGAGGAGTTCACCCTCTCCTGCGCTGGCTACTGTGTGGCCACATACGTGCTGGGCATCGGCGATCGGCACAGCGACAACATCATGATCCGGGAGAACGGGCAG CTGTTCCACATTGATTTCGGCCACTTTCTGGGGAATTTCAAGACCAAGTTTGGAATCAACCGTGAGCGAGTCCCGTTCATCCTCACCTATGACTTTGTGCACGTGATCCAGCAGGGGAAGACGAATAATAGTGAGAAATTTGAAAG GTTCCGGGGCTACTGTGAAAGGGCCTACACCATCCTGCGGCGCCACGGGCTGCTCTTTCTCCACCTCTTTGCCCTCATGCGGGCGGCAGGCCTGCCTGAGCTCAGCTGCTCCAAAGACATCCAGTACCTCAAG GATTCTCTGGCATTGGGGAAGACGGAGGAGGAGGCTCTAAAGCACTTCCGGGTGAAGTTTAACGAAGCCCTCCGGGAGAGCTGGAAAACCAAAGTGAACTGGCTGGCCCACAACGTGTCCAAAGATAACAGGCAATAG